One Actinomycetes bacterium genomic window, CGTCGCTGCGCAGTTGGGCGGCTGGGACGTTGAACGCGCCGTCGATGGGGTTTGCGTGGCGGCCGGGGTTCTCCCGGTCCTTGGCGGCGAGCAAGCCCGGGCGAGGGTCAGCAGCGCGAACGCGACAGACGTCAACGCCGCGTACTGATTCTCCGCGGGGCCGTAAATAGCGCGTCAAGGCTGAGGATCCTCGCGTTCGGTCCGGTGTGTACTTCCGGCATGGCTGATGTTGCGTTCGTGCTGTTGACCCTCGCCGTGTTCGGTGTGCTCGCCCTGGTGGTCAAGGGGGTGGAGAAGCTGTGACCGCCGAGAACATCGTGGGTCTTGTCCTCGCCGTGGCCATCGTGATCTACCTCGTCGTGGCGTTGGTCTTTCCGGAGAGGTTCTGATGTCTGACACCACCGCCGGTCTGCTGCAGGCCGGTCTCCTTGTTGTGCTGCTTGCAGCGGTGCATGTGCCGCTGGGCAATTACATGGCGCGGGTCTATGCCGGCACCCGGCACAACCGGGTCGAGCGCGGCCTATACCGGGTGATGGGCGTCGACCCGGACGCCGACCAGCGCTGGTCGACGTACCTGCGCAGCGTGCTCGCG contains:
- the kdpF gene encoding K(+)-transporting ATPase subunit F, coding for MTAENIVGLVLAVAIVIYLVVALVFPERF